A DNA window from Alligator mississippiensis isolate rAllMis1 chromosome 11, rAllMis1, whole genome shotgun sequence contains the following coding sequences:
- the PYGO1 gene encoding pygopus homolog 1, which translates to MSAEQEKDPVALKRSRGGDSGLDGLGGPGVQLGSPDKKKRKSNTQGSSFPPPSEYAPPPNPSSDHLVAANPFDDNYNTVSYKPLSSGSPYFSNPGYPGFGGYNTFRMPPHMLPRMSSPYGGSYSLRNQPHPLPQNPVGMGFNRPHSFNFGPHDNTGFGNQPAYNSGQMPQNVNIPSQHFRPNPGENFGHIPPQNSNQIPHPDLPSNFGPGNSQNFPNSQLDSNHSFVPPPSTYNQTKTSAQKQDFSQGANKTSSQNTTTHQHHHRTDDIVNQGNTDLKTVNRNNVVNQDNNHPNNGDNTNSHTNGTQNKSRQARPAAEGCNSEKSSKTPLHPSRHGHSSSEPVYPCGICTHEVNDDQDAILCEASCQKWFHRICTGMTESAYGLLTAEASAVWGCDTCMAEKDVQLMRTRETAGPPTLNTDG; encoded by the exons GTGGTGATAGTGGATTGGATGGGTTAGGAGGACCAGGAGTACAACTTGGAAGCCCAGATAAGAAAAAGCGCAAGTCAAATACTCAG GGGTCATCTTTTCCTCCTCCATCTGAATATGCTCCACCACCGAATCCAAGCTCTGACCACCTTGTAGCTGCCAATCCCTTTGATGACAACTATAATACTGTCTCTTATAAACCACTATCTTCAGGAAGTCCTTATTTTAGCAATCCTGGTTATCCTGGCTTTGGAGGCTATAACACTTTCAGAATGCCCCCTCACATGCTGCCCAGAATGTCCTCACCATATGGCGGTTCCTACTCACTCAGAAATCAACCACACCCACTCCCTCAGAACCCCGTGGGAATGGGTTTTAATCGACCTCACTCTTTCAACTTTGGTCCCCATGATAATACAGGTTTTGGAAATCAGCCAGCTTATAATAGTGGTCAGATGCCTCAAAATGTCAATATACCCAGCCAACATTTCAGACCTAATCCTGGTGAGAACTTTGGTCACATTCCTCCACAAAATTCTAATCAAATACCACACCCTGACCTGCCATCTAACTTTGGGCCTGGAAATAGTCAAAATTTCCCAAATTCCCAGTTAGATTCAAACCATTCTTTTGTTCCACCCCCCAGCACATATAATCAAACAAAAACATCAGCACAAAAACAAGACTTTAGTCAAGGTGCAAACAAAACCTCCAGCCAGAACACTACTACTCATCAGCATCACCACAGAACGGATGATATTGTAAATCAAGGTAACACTGATTTAAAAACAGTTAATCGAAACAATGTAGTAAATCAAGACAACAACCATCCTAATAACGGTGATAACACTAACAGTCATACTAATGGGACTCAGAACAAGTCCCGTCAGGCTAGACCTGCAGCTGAAGGATGCAACTCTGAAAAGAGCAGCAAAACACCTCTCCATCCCAGTCGTCATGGTCATTCATCCTCTGAGCCAGTCTATCCATGTGGAATTTGTACACATGAAGTTAATGATGACCAGGATGCCATCTTGTGTGAAGCTTCTTGTCAAAAATGGTTTCATCGGATCTGTACAGGGATGACTGAATCAGCGTATGGCCTTCTTACTGCAGAAGCATCAGCAGTATGGGGCTGTGATACCTGCATGGCTGAAAAGGATGTCCAGTTGATGCGCACTAGAGAAACTGCTGGGCCACCTACATTGAATACTGATGGGTGA